In one Fluviispira vulneris genomic region, the following are encoded:
- a CDS encoding tetratricopeptide repeat protein has translation MPLRTKSINIKGLKQRQNIVLGINFSLKPRSYKLKKTSENFLNDANKYIFVQDFERAEAILKQLTRKHPEDYEILFRRVEVSSKRDTLPELIHEFKKLCKDFPLSKAIEFAHILAKIRLLNQIDSKKDKMHTPIKHAFEATRNIEHISPQRMPLVNMLSNKKLRINRTLDIPDDYIAEESPKFDSIHFDADIKKEKSAATNPESKEYLLEKTLNLQSKYPENYAAWYLAGCALECNGKLSEAIEKWDHAFKLNSKSTSILATLTELQQLGVIPENSPDYSEIFESLDKYLVHGHFETHTSLYNEFINSGDHKNAIGALKTLADWLQKQYGEVPIEVEILCLLGAMQAYKLAKNQAAAEACRSEVENLVIACKKSPRDMNQISFIAQLCEEYGLKSVARICYFAILISLDTPQDLIIQTASHCVSTNPSDGLLECLKVAYKNTHGCAEVRFCMLLCGLKIEKVDISEYMQKKNKIRELITIDSNSPVIFPTLDELYSLYNFDPEVNYYLGEINSKNGNYNKAKKHFQNMFSLDYFNTDGTLRYIFFLLKSHDYNTAREVAQEALTLATITEQQANEMHWSIAAAFYSEGGFEKTHHEILKSLENDPWNHSYLVLYLRANLNIDGNEFLKEKENIIKEFEEALLNLETTSLHKNEIIEKLISHGNDCLRSGFSEYAWVLAKCAMLMSENINEQLLYFLAKAGAGYNARTAVQQILLLLRQKNGPKEFHFGTLSTCIAQIYSFSGDWPLVDEWLNISKNNRALFNKVTKPKLFELEALSITMKGSDLKRAQSLLEAAIDSYDNIHKVPMDTKVLHGYILVAQGQFNAGIEKMQNNISSNASIQSLYFLVKGLERAGQLDNTTKETISHLFQIYPTNTFEQKMIEEIFYTVGSKNPTSPVGLAC, from the coding sequence ATGCCTTTAAGAACCAAGAGTATAAATATCAAAGGTTTAAAACAGAGACAAAACATTGTCTTAGGTATTAATTTCTCTTTAAAACCGCGCTCTTATAAACTCAAAAAAACCTCTGAAAACTTTTTGAACGACGCTAATAAGTATATTTTTGTCCAAGATTTTGAAAGAGCCGAAGCCATATTAAAACAACTGACTCGCAAACACCCCGAGGACTATGAAATTCTTTTCAGGCGCGTTGAGGTTTCTTCTAAGAGAGACACTCTGCCAGAACTTATACATGAGTTTAAAAAACTCTGTAAAGATTTCCCTTTGTCTAAAGCAATTGAGTTTGCACATATTTTAGCTAAGATCCGACTCTTAAATCAAATTGATAGTAAAAAAGACAAAATGCATACACCTATTAAACACGCATTTGAAGCGACGAGAAATATCGAACATATTTCTCCGCAAAGAATGCCCTTAGTAAACATGTTGTCAAATAAAAAACTGAGGATAAATCGAACACTCGATATTCCAGATGACTACATTGCAGAAGAAAGTCCAAAATTTGACTCTATTCATTTTGACGCTGACATAAAAAAAGAAAAGTCAGCAGCAACCAATCCTGAAAGTAAAGAATATTTGCTAGAGAAAACACTTAATTTGCAATCAAAATACCCAGAGAATTATGCCGCATGGTACCTTGCTGGTTGTGCACTTGAATGCAACGGAAAATTGAGCGAGGCAATTGAAAAATGGGATCATGCCTTCAAACTCAACTCAAAATCCACTTCAATTTTGGCAACGTTAACTGAGCTTCAGCAGCTTGGTGTTATCCCAGAAAATTCACCTGATTATTCTGAAATATTTGAATCACTAGATAAATATTTAGTACACGGACATTTCGAAACTCACACTTCTTTATACAATGAATTTATTAATTCTGGTGATCATAAAAATGCAATTGGAGCCTTAAAAACCCTCGCGGATTGGTTGCAAAAACAATACGGTGAAGTTCCTATAGAAGTTGAAATTCTTTGTTTACTTGGAGCTATGCAAGCATATAAATTAGCAAAAAATCAAGCTGCAGCAGAAGCATGTCGTAGTGAAGTTGAAAATTTAGTTATTGCATGCAAGAAATCTCCCAGAGATATGAACCAAATCTCCTTTATCGCACAACTTTGTGAAGAGTATGGTTTAAAATCTGTTGCTCGCATTTGTTACTTTGCAATTTTAATTTCACTCGATACTCCTCAAGATCTGATTATCCAAACAGCTTCTCATTGTGTCAGCACCAATCCTTCCGATGGTTTACTTGAGTGTCTCAAGGTTGCTTACAAAAATACTCATGGGTGTGCTGAAGTCAGATTTTGTATGCTTTTGTGTGGATTAAAAATTGAAAAAGTTGATATTTCAGAATATATGCAGAAGAAAAATAAAATAAGAGAGCTGATTACTATTGACTCAAATAGCCCAGTCATATTTCCAACCCTAGATGAACTCTACTCGCTTTACAATTTTGACCCTGAAGTCAATTATTATTTAGGGGAAATAAATTCAAAGAATGGCAATTATAATAAAGCTAAAAAACATTTTCAAAATATGTTTTCTTTAGATTATTTCAACACAGATGGAACATTAAGATATATATTCTTCCTATTAAAATCTCATGATTATAATACAGCTCGCGAAGTGGCTCAAGAAGCTTTGACTTTAGCTACAATAACGGAACAACAAGCAAATGAAATGCACTGGAGTATAGCTGCTGCTTTTTATTCTGAGGGTGGTTTTGAAAAAACACACCATGAGATTCTTAAATCTCTCGAAAACGATCCCTGGAATCATTCCTATTTAGTTCTATATTTAAGAGCAAACTTAAACATTGATGGTAATGAATTTCTCAAAGAAAAAGAAAATATAATTAAAGAATTTGAAGAAGCGCTTTTAAATCTAGAAACAACTTCGTTACATAAAAACGAAATTATTGAAAAGTTAATTTCTCATGGAAATGATTGCTTGCGCAGTGGATTTTCTGAATATGCTTGGGTTCTAGCGAAATGTGCAATGCTTATGAGTGAAAATATAAATGAACAACTATTATATTTCCTAGCTAAAGCAGGCGCAGGTTACAATGCAAGAACTGCTGTTCAACAAATTTTACTTCTATTACGCCAAAAAAATGGACCGAAAGAATTCCATTTTGGCACACTTTCAACTTGTATTGCGCAAATATATAGCTTTTCAGGTGATTGGCCTCTCGTTGACGAGTGGTTAAATATATCAAAAAATAATCGCGCTCTCTTTAATAAAGTGACTAAACCAAAATTATTCGAACTTGAAGCTTTAAGTATTACAATGAAAGGCTCTGATTTAAAAAGAGCACAAAGTCTTTTAGAAGCAGCGATTGATTCATATGATAATATTCATAAAGTCCCTATGGATACAAAAGTCTTGCATGGTTATATACTTGTTGCACAAGGACAATTCAATGCTGGAATTGAAAAAATGCAAAATAATATCAGCTCAAATGCTTCGATTCAAAGCTTATACTTTTTAGTGAAAGGCCTTGAGCGAGCAGGTCAACTCGATAACACGACAAAAGAAACAATTTCACATCTCTTTCAAATTTATCCAACAAATACTTTTGAACAAAAAATGATTGAAGAAATATTTTACACCGTTGGTTCTAAAAACCCTACAAGTCCTGTCGGTTTAGCTTGCTAA
- a CDS encoding 1-aminocyclopropane-1-carboxylate deaminase, protein MKNYEILVNYLNSFPMMDYPKTSRIHKLRSIQNKENGIFVKREDELGFGVSGTKIRKYLSLIPNLMNKNFQEVIVWGGAFSNNVLSAVQLLIESGIKPIVFFDTKNKHQLIGNYLLSSLFLEKNSIHWHNKEELNYKENLINTYKESRLKKGIQVGYIEEGANMYEAFPGACSLALDILRNEKENQIDFNDIVIDAGTGLSSIALILCLSFLKIKKNIHIILVAGNEEEFKLSLNSFKNKFEKEINCKIEFLIPFVFYFPSTAKSFGSVNNSIFNHIKITAQMDGILTDPIYSAKLFITADNIIKNKNISGNILLIHSGGSLSLFGFSEKLSQII, encoded by the coding sequence ATGAAAAATTATGAAATATTAGTAAATTATTTAAATTCATTTCCTATGATGGATTATCCTAAAACCTCGCGAATTCACAAACTCAGATCAATCCAAAATAAAGAAAATGGTATTTTTGTAAAGCGAGAGGACGAACTTGGATTTGGGGTAAGTGGGACAAAAATCCGAAAATACTTGAGCTTGATACCTAACTTAATGAATAAAAATTTCCAAGAAGTTATAGTTTGGGGAGGAGCGTTCTCCAATAATGTTTTATCAGCTGTGCAATTGCTTATTGAAAGTGGGATAAAACCAATTGTCTTTTTTGATACAAAAAATAAGCATCAATTGATAGGAAACTATCTTCTAAGCTCTTTATTTCTAGAAAAAAACTCGATTCATTGGCACAATAAGGAAGAACTTAACTATAAAGAGAATTTGATTAACACTTATAAAGAATCGCGTTTAAAAAAAGGAATTCAGGTTGGATATATCGAAGAAGGAGCAAATATGTATGAAGCTTTTCCCGGCGCTTGCTCGCTCGCTCTCGATATCTTACGCAATGAGAAAGAGAATCAGATAGATTTTAATGATATCGTTATCGATGCAGGCACAGGATTGAGCTCAATTGCATTGATTTTATGTTTATCATTTTTAAAAATTAAAAAAAATATTCACATAATTCTTGTCGCTGGAAATGAAGAAGAATTTAAGTTATCTCTAAATTCCTTTAAGAATAAATTTGAAAAGGAAATAAATTGCAAGATCGAATTTTTAATACCTTTTGTGTTTTATTTTCCAAGTACAGCCAAATCTTTTGGTTCTGTGAATAACAGCATTTTTAATCATATTAAAATAACTGCGCAAATGGATGGAATCTTAACCGATCCTATTTATAGCGCAAAACTATTTATTACCGCTGATAATATAATAAAAAACAAAAATATATCAGGAAATATATTATTAATTCACTCAGGCGGAAGCCTGAGTTTATTTGGATTTTCTGAAAAATTAAGTCAAATTATATAA
- the mfd gene encoding transcription-repair coupling factor: MNLFSLEPVLVEIIAQLMISPNSSKIIIVNTESEAQKIEETLRQFTADIFSDKDILHIPGYFQAGVFRFESSRKIIAKRIAASYSIGKHFPRILICSLAGYLRNFPNFKWIQENKFEIKIGDDLDPDLLIEQLSRLAYLEVQRVEEVGEFCVRGSIVDFWTPGEKTPSRIEIFGDSVDKIRSFRASDQRSFQTLEKLVLLPSREFVWPFPSQLENAIEKFNHAILAQKVMGVGRANLLEDLRANIQFPGIDDVFYMFTPNNTLFSFHNSIFSYAKERNREISLELMDTNENLNKAILEIEKLYENSFNSAVGKNYPVGKIDAIFPNIDHAKKMIHDEKQRQSSYRLPEEIVKDLKPLEKQKFSARIEKIKDIILNENNKIKNILLLANSNETFIEFAGIAAKYIPDFSAISINNSIQPFTTKEINAQKLIAQEITKNIHCCILNTSGGFYLPKSETLALSETWLRGIASAEKFENFHEEDTESTQKSNSEAFLSAQFSDFIEGDLIVHVQHGIARFRGLMTIKILDITGDFLALEYAGNDKIYVPVHKLNLIQKYIGSSDSTSLDTLKGTSWEKRKQKAKVDVEKLAKELMEHQARRSMTPGHAFAAIDEDYIAFEDAFPYDETIDQIRAIKEIMFDMGKAKAMDRLLCGDVGFGKTEVAMRAAYRCILDGKQVAWLVPTTVLAHQHFRSLKERFHDFGVNIEVLDRSITSTQKVLTKIKKGEIDILIGTHRILSKDIDFRDLGLLIVDEEQRFGVLQKEKIKSMSYGIDVLTMTATPIPRTLQMSMVGLRDLSLLTTPPKSRLATKTFVCPFEESTIVDSILFELNRGGQIFYVHNRVEELETVQKYLQKLLPQAKICIGHGKMSQKELEETIINFLDGKFNILLCTTIIESGIDMPNVNTIIVQNADHFGLAQLYQLRGRVGRRSTRGYAYLLTSQNAHDDDEGVKRLNILKEHQELGSGFVIASHDMEMRGSGNILGDEQSGKVSDIGLETYLQMLDDAIKTLGGIKVTKVTDVEISIPLTAQIPENYIVNSKERLRTYRRFFGARLENALQNLITECEDRFGPLPEEVKNLAELARIRRWLLLIGCLSLTVGEDFTEMRLDKGVLQPDSSDEASEELVKRILDVCNRKTKGMRITPDGKLIFAIRKKNFIQDKQGSISELKRILSLLAGEAYEGLSS; the protein is encoded by the coding sequence ATGAATCTTTTTTCCCTCGAGCCTGTTTTAGTAGAAATCATAGCTCAACTTATGATTTCTCCCAATTCATCAAAAATTATTATAGTAAATACTGAATCTGAAGCGCAAAAAATTGAAGAAACACTTCGCCAATTCACTGCAGATATTTTTTCAGATAAAGACATATTACATATACCTGGATATTTTCAAGCGGGAGTTTTCCGTTTTGAATCATCACGTAAAATCATTGCCAAAAGAATTGCTGCATCATATTCAATAGGCAAGCATTTTCCAAGAATTCTCATTTGTAGCTTAGCTGGTTACCTTAGAAATTTTCCAAATTTTAAATGGATACAAGAAAATAAATTTGAAATTAAAATCGGAGATGATCTCGACCCTGATTTATTGATTGAACAGCTTTCTCGATTGGCTTATTTAGAAGTGCAAAGGGTTGAAGAAGTAGGTGAATTTTGTGTCAGGGGATCCATTGTCGATTTCTGGACACCTGGGGAAAAAACCCCTTCTCGCATAGAAATATTTGGAGACTCTGTCGATAAAATTCGATCCTTTAGAGCATCGGATCAACGTTCTTTCCAAACTTTAGAAAAACTTGTATTACTCCCATCAAGAGAATTTGTATGGCCTTTTCCAAGTCAACTCGAAAATGCCATTGAAAAATTCAACCATGCCATTTTAGCTCAAAAAGTCATGGGAGTTGGTAGAGCCAATTTACTCGAAGATTTACGTGCTAATATTCAGTTTCCTGGGATCGATGATGTTTTTTACATGTTCACTCCAAACAATACATTATTTTCGTTTCATAACTCCATATTTTCATATGCAAAAGAAAGAAACAGAGAAATTTCGCTTGAGTTGATGGACACAAATGAAAATTTAAACAAAGCTATTTTGGAAATCGAAAAACTATACGAAAATTCGTTCAATTCCGCGGTTGGAAAAAACTATCCCGTCGGAAAAATTGATGCTATTTTTCCGAATATCGATCATGCAAAAAAAATGATTCATGATGAAAAACAAAGACAAAGTTCATATAGATTACCCGAGGAAATCGTAAAAGATTTAAAACCTTTGGAAAAACAAAAATTTTCAGCTCGAATCGAAAAAATAAAAGATATTATTTTAAATGAAAATAATAAAATAAAAAATATATTGTTACTAGCAAACTCAAATGAAACATTTATTGAATTTGCAGGAATTGCTGCGAAATATATTCCTGATTTTTCTGCAATTTCAATTAATAATTCTATTCAGCCTTTCACTACTAAAGAGATAAATGCGCAGAAATTAATCGCACAAGAGATCACAAAAAATATTCACTGTTGTATTCTCAATACGTCAGGAGGATTTTATTTACCAAAGAGTGAAACACTTGCTCTCTCAGAAACTTGGTTGCGTGGAATTGCAAGTGCAGAAAAATTTGAAAATTTTCATGAAGAAGACACTGAATCTACACAAAAATCAAATTCTGAAGCATTTTTGTCAGCTCAATTTTCAGATTTTATTGAAGGCGATTTAATTGTGCATGTCCAACATGGTATTGCTCGCTTTCGCGGTTTAATGACGATTAAAATATTAGATATTACGGGTGATTTTTTAGCACTAGAATATGCCGGAAATGATAAAATATATGTACCTGTCCATAAATTAAATTTAATTCAAAAATATATTGGTTCGTCTGACAGCACTTCGCTCGATACTCTCAAAGGAACTTCTTGGGAGAAAAGAAAGCAAAAAGCCAAAGTCGATGTTGAGAAACTTGCTAAAGAACTCATGGAGCATCAAGCGCGAAGAAGTATGACTCCAGGCCATGCATTTGCTGCAATAGATGAGGATTATATTGCGTTTGAAGATGCATTTCCATATGACGAAACCATCGATCAAATCCGTGCAATAAAAGAAATTATGTTCGACATGGGCAAAGCAAAAGCAATGGATCGTCTTTTGTGTGGAGATGTGGGTTTTGGGAAGACAGAAGTGGCTATGCGTGCAGCATATCGCTGCATACTCGATGGCAAACAAGTTGCATGGCTTGTACCAACCACTGTTCTTGCTCATCAACACTTTCGCTCTCTAAAAGAACGTTTTCATGATTTTGGCGTAAATATAGAAGTCCTCGATCGATCTATAACTTCGACTCAAAAAGTACTCACAAAAATAAAAAAAGGTGAGATCGATATTTTAATTGGGACACATAGAATATTATCAAAAGATATCGATTTTCGCGATCTTGGTTTACTCATTGTGGATGAAGAACAACGTTTTGGTGTTCTGCAAAAAGAAAAAATTAAAAGTATGTCTTATGGAATCGATGTCCTCACTATGACAGCTACACCTATTCCGAGAACTCTGCAGATGTCTATGGTAGGTTTGCGTGACTTAAGTTTATTAACAACACCACCAAAATCACGACTCGCAACAAAAACATTTGTTTGTCCTTTTGAAGAGTCTACTATTGTTGACAGTATTTTATTTGAATTAAATCGCGGTGGACAAATATTCTATGTACACAATCGAGTTGAAGAATTAGAGACTGTGCAGAAATATTTACAGAAATTATTACCTCAAGCAAAGATTTGTATTGGTCATGGAAAAATGAGCCAAAAAGAGTTGGAAGAGACAATAATCAACTTTTTAGATGGAAAATTTAATATATTACTATGCACCACGATAATAGAATCAGGTATTGATATGCCCAATGTAAATACAATCATTGTGCAAAATGCAGATCACTTTGGCCTTGCCCAACTTTATCAATTGCGGGGACGCGTAGGAAGACGTTCCACTCGGGGATATGCTTATTTATTAACTTCTCAAAATGCGCACGATGATGATGAAGGGGTAAAAAGACTCAATATATTAAAAGAACACCAAGAACTGGGCAGTGGTTTTGTCATTGCAAGTCATGATATGGAAATGCGCGGCTCTGGTAATATATTAGGTGATGAACAAAGCGGCAAAGTTAGTGATATCGGCCTTGAAACATATCTTCAAATGCTAGATGACGCAATAAAAACTTTAGGCGGAATTAAAGTAACAAAAGTAACGGATGTAGAAATATCGATTCCTCTTACAGCCCAAATTCCTGAAAATTATATAGTTAATTCTAAAGAACGCTTGAGAACATACCGTCGTTTTTTTGGTGCTCGCTTGGAAAACGCATTGCAAAACCTAATCACAGAATGCGAAGATCGATTTGGACCTCTGCCTGAAGAAGTAAAAAATCTGGCTGAACTTGCTCGTATTCGGAGATGGTTGCTTTTAATTGGATGTCTTTCTCTCACAGTAGGAGAAGATTTCACAGAAATGCGCCTTGATAAAGGTGTATTGCAACCTGACTCTTCGGATGAAGCAAGCGAAGAACTTGTGAAACGTATTTTAGACGTGTGCAATCGAAAAACAAAAGGCATGCGGATCACACCAGATGGAAAACTAATTTTTGCTATTCGCAAGAAAAACTTTATTCAGGACAAACAAGGTTCAATATCTGAGCTTAAAAGAATTTTGAGTCTCCTTGCTGGAGAAGCATATGAAGGATTGTCATCATAG
- a CDS encoding AAA family ATPase, producing the protein MSNFQDIAQASTKLCDLLNSKIFGQKEIVEQIVLTILCNGHALLTGAPGVAKTTLVRNLAKALGSGYKRIQFTPDLTPFDILGGYTIQFDEKDPNLKKIGFSPGPIFAPFILADEINRASPRTQSALLEAMQERQVSIEGVSRPLPKPFFVFATQNPIENEGTFPLPEAQLDRFLLNLEIPYPDLEAEVKIATLSQMESDLEPIPFAAILLEARRVIESVPIKEDLLQGIVRIVRNTRPHESKLSVARDYLEFGASPRATQALLIASKALAVIRGQSEVQFDNVNEIAPAVLRHRCIVNFRSLAEKRSVSNIVNQIVQETVL; encoded by the coding sequence ATGTCAAATTTTCAAGATATTGCTCAAGCTTCAACAAAATTATGTGATTTGCTCAACAGCAAAATTTTTGGTCAAAAAGAAATTGTTGAGCAAATCGTATTAACGATTCTTTGCAATGGTCATGCACTTTTAACAGGGGCTCCAGGTGTGGCGAAAACCACATTAGTGCGGAACTTGGCTAAAGCATTGGGCTCTGGCTATAAAAGAATTCAATTTACCCCCGATCTGACTCCGTTCGATATCTTAGGCGGTTATACAATACAATTTGATGAAAAAGATCCTAATCTTAAGAAAATAGGTTTTTCACCCGGACCCATTTTTGCTCCGTTTATCCTTGCCGATGAAATCAATCGTGCTTCGCCAAGGACTCAATCTGCATTATTAGAGGCAATGCAAGAACGTCAGGTCAGTATAGAAGGTGTTTCGAGACCATTGCCGAAACCATTTTTTGTTTTTGCTACGCAAAATCCAATTGAAAATGAAGGAACTTTTCCTCTTCCTGAGGCACAATTGGATAGATTTTTATTAAACTTGGAAATTCCTTACCCAGATCTAGAAGCTGAAGTAAAAATCGCCACCCTTTCACAGATGGAAAGTGACCTTGAACCTATCCCTTTTGCTGCAATTTTGTTAGAGGCAAGACGTGTTATTGAAAGTGTTCCAATCAAAGAGGATCTTTTACAGGGTATTGTCCGCATTGTCAGAAACACACGGCCGCATGAATCAAAACTGTCAGTGGCTCGAGATTATCTTGAATTTGGTGCGAGTCCGCGAGCCACTCAAGCTTTGTTGATTGCTAGCAAAGCTCTTGCAGTTATCCGTGGACAATCTGAAGTTCAATTTGACAATGTCAATGAAATAGCTCCGGCTGTTTTACGGCATCGATGCATAGTGAATTTTAGATCTCTGGCGGAAAAAAGAAGTGTTTCTAATATCGTTAATCAAATAGTTCAGGAAACGGTCTTGTAA
- the pilM gene encoding pilus assembly protein PilM gives MQKILGLDIGSYSIKAVIIWNDYKNYIVHQFFEQLVEIKEGLDERTAQSQALAELLAKNKPEYDVMYASLDSRFASIRRVDFDNIKKRDIPSFLENELESSSPFAIEDSILDYQLIDYTKSHSSLLAVLCKKESIRDLIENFEREHLRIKVVDVDNLTYLNMISFLQVNYEQNNQEKNQSETYKEEEFLNSKNSCSLIINIGHSKTTLTYLNNKKILFTRIINMAGLYFTEVIKKEFGLKYEEAEALKCYVSSIDSSSLEENSKAKIVSLILAKAVSELAGEISRTIQTFQEKNKEKIRCIYLTGGSSVIKGISHQYEEYLKIPVKEIILKKENFSYNTNSATLGTFVSAEPNLNKISQSLAIAMRGLPINGAISKINLRKGEFAQISNYDKLIKQIVLYSSAAFVVVFCLFLSYFIRSITYGNQISNLKTQFRKDVISMFSGEPYPLRLISSRKDWNFDKYGSEALILLNQSLKNKKRLVDTLAETEPPFVLKVLNQISEAVPKPLYFEVTQFKINDSAVYIEAETTSSANVKKIIELISAVKIFEQVTKNKEENKIGSANKLIHFSFTATIKNDEA, from the coding sequence ATGCAGAAGATTCTCGGGCTTGATATTGGATCCTATTCAATTAAGGCAGTTATTATATGGAATGATTATAAAAACTATATAGTTCACCAGTTTTTTGAGCAACTGGTTGAAATAAAAGAAGGTTTGGATGAAAGAACAGCTCAGTCGCAGGCACTTGCTGAACTTTTAGCAAAAAATAAACCAGAATACGATGTCATGTATGCGTCATTAGATTCTCGTTTTGCTTCTATCCGTCGAGTTGATTTTGACAATATCAAAAAAAGAGACATTCCTAGTTTTTTAGAAAATGAATTGGAGAGCTCGAGTCCATTTGCGATAGAAGATTCTATATTAGATTATCAACTGATTGATTATACAAAATCTCATTCATCTTTATTAGCTGTTTTGTGTAAGAAAGAAAGTATTAGAGATCTGATTGAGAATTTTGAAAGAGAACATTTACGGATAAAAGTTGTAGACGTTGATAATTTAACCTATCTAAATATGATTTCATTTTTGCAAGTGAATTATGAACAAAATAATCAAGAAAAAAATCAATCTGAAACATATAAAGAGGAAGAGTTTTTAAATTCAAAAAATTCATGCAGTTTAATCATTAATATTGGTCATAGTAAAACAACTTTGACATATTTGAACAATAAAAAAATTCTATTTACACGCATAATAAATATGGCTGGTTTATATTTTACCGAAGTTATTAAGAAAGAATTTGGCTTAAAATATGAGGAAGCTGAAGCTTTGAAATGTTATGTCAGCAGCATAGACAGTTCTTCTTTAGAAGAGAATAGCAAAGCTAAGATTGTTTCGTTAATATTGGCAAAAGCTGTGAGCGAACTTGCAGGTGAAATTTCTCGTACAATACAAACATTTCAAGAAAAGAATAAAGAAAAAATTCGATGTATATATTTAACAGGCGGTTCAAGCGTGATCAAAGGGATCTCGCATCAATATGAAGAATATCTTAAAATACCTGTAAAAGAGATTATACTAAAGAAAGAGAATTTTAGCTATAATACAAATAGTGCGACTTTAGGAACTTTTGTATCTGCAGAGCCAAATCTTAATAAAATTTCTCAATCATTAGCGATAGCTATGCGTGGCTTACCAATCAATGGAGCAATATCTAAAATAAATTTGCGCAAAGGTGAGTTTGCTCAAATCAGTAATTATGATAAATTAATAAAACAAATAGTTCTGTATTCTTCTGCTGCATTTGTGGTCGTATTTTGCTTATTTTTGAGTTATTTTATAAGATCTATTACTTATGGAAATCAAATAAGCAATTTAAAAACTCAGTTTAGAAAAGATGTCATCTCAATGTTTTCAGGCGAGCCATACCCACTCCGCCTCATTTCAAGTAGGAAAGATTGGAATTTTGATAAATATGGATCTGAGGCTCTTATACTATTAAATCAAAGTTTAAAAAATAAAAAGCGTCTTGTTGACACATTAGCAGAAACAGAGCCGCCATTTGTTTTAAAAGTTCTGAATCAAATATCAGAAGCTGTACCGAAACCGCTTTATTTTGAAGTCACTCAATTTAAAATAAATGACTCTGCTGTTTATATTGAAGCAGAAACGACAAGCTCAGCGAATGTAAAGAAAATAATTGAATTGATTTCTGCAGTTAAAATTTTTGAACAAGTAACAAAAAATAAAGAAGAAAATAAAATTGGCAGTGCAAATAAATTAATTCATTTTTCTTTCACCGCAACAATTAAAAATGATGAGGCGTAA
- a CDS encoding NAD(P)H-dependent glycerol-3-phosphate dehydrogenase has product MSAEIKTKTLVVGAGAFGTAIAACVQNENNAVTVIARYDKNFENLKKHETLKFCELISFEDFATDFSEFNLIILAIPCQSLTNVSEWMMKKWLKIRNKKNIKNFPKLNLISAAKGIEQKTLHLPYQILENFWKDKANVGSLSGPSFAKEMLLGLPTCVVVSSKNKALLNVAAQILHSSYFRIYDSEDIIGVEIAGALKNVIAMVAGAVDGLELGYNARAAVITRGLSEIAKVGVKMGADPMTFLGLSGVGDLILTCTGDLSRNRQFGFRMARGETKESIFNSMGQVIEGITTAQSAHELCQKLGIEASILNTVYKVIYEDMPIKKAVNLLIEREQGSEFKWK; this is encoded by the coding sequence ATGAGCGCAGAGATTAAAACAAAAACACTCGTCGTTGGGGCAGGAGCTTTCGGCACTGCAATTGCAGCGTGTGTGCAAAACGAAAATAATGCGGTGACTGTAATCGCTCGCTATGACAAAAATTTTGAAAATTTAAAAAAGCATGAAACGTTAAAATTTTGTGAGCTTATATCATTTGAAGATTTTGCAACAGATTTTAGCGAATTTAATCTCATTATTTTAGCAATACCATGCCAAAGTTTAACGAACGTTTCCGAATGGATGATGAAGAAATGGCTAAAAATTCGTAATAAAAAAAATATTAAAAACTTTCCAAAACTCAATCTTATATCTGCAGCAAAAGGGATTGAACAAAAAACACTGCACCTTCCTTATCAAATATTAGAAAATTTTTGGAAAGACAAAGCGAATGTAGGTAGCTTAAGTGGCCCAAGTTTTGCCAAAGAAATGCTTTTAGGTTTACCAACTTGTGTTGTAGTATCTTCAAAAAATAAAGCACTACTCAATGTTGCCGCACAGATTTTACACAGTTCCTATTTTAGAATTTATGATTCCGAAGACATTATTGGCGTTGAAATTGCTGGGGCTTTAAAAAATGTGATCGCAATGGTTGCAGGAGCAGTTGATGGCCTAGAACTTGGCTACAATGCAAGGGCGGCAGTCATCACACGGGGACTTTCAGAAATTGCCAAAGTGGGTGTGAAAATGGGTGCAGACCCCATGACATTTTTAGGTTTAAGTGGTGTTGGCGATCTTATTTTAACCTGCACAGGCGATCTTTCGCGCAATCGTCAATTTGGTTTTCGGATGGCACGTGGTGAAACAAAAGAAAGTATTTTCAATTCCATGGGGCAAGTTATTGAAGGAATTACAACAGCCCAAAGTGCGCATGAACTTTGCCAAAAGCTTGGAATTGAAGCTTCAATATTAAACACTGTATATAAAGTAATTTATGAAGACATGCCTATTAAAAAAGCTGTTAACTTACTTATTGAAAGAGAACAGGGAAGCGAATTTAAATGGAAATAA